The nucleotide sequence tcgcgcctccgccaagtcaaaggaagtcaaggaggtcggcctcggcctcgacgacccctccaagaccacgaagattggggctcaccttgaccccaaataggaaagcatgctcgtctccttcctatgtgccaacgccgatgtgtttgcttggaaacctgcagacatgtcgggggtaccacaggagaagatcgagcactccttgaatgtctcgccgaccgccaaaccgatcaagcagaaactccgccgattcacgctagacaagaaggaggctattagggtagaaataaaatggctcttagctgctggattcataaaagaagtgtattatccagattggttagcaaaccctgttctcgttcgaaaaaggaataaagaatggagaatgtgtgttgattatactgatcttaacaaacactgccctaaagaccccttcgatcTGCcatggatagacgaggttgtagactccaccgctggctgcgaactactctccttccttgactgttactccggctaccaccagatttccctgaaggaagaagatcagatTAAGACATCGTTCATTACATCTTTTggcgcttactgctacacaactatgtcctttggactcaaaaatgttggagcaacctatcaaagggccatctagatgtgtctcgaccaacagatcgaccgcaacgtcgaagcctacatcgatgatgtggtcgtcaaggcCAAggccgccgacaatcttatcgccgaccttgaggaaactttcgccaacttgaacaagtaccgatggaagttgaacccttcaaactgcatctttggagttccatccggtatactgctaggctatattatcagtgctcgaggcatcgaacctaaccctgacaaggtctccgccatcaccaacatgaaacgaccgacatgtgtcaaggatatacagaagcttacacgCTGCATGGCTGCCTTAAGCTGCTTCTTATCACGCCTCAATGAAAAGGGGCTACCTTTCtttaagctcctcaaggcctctgagcgcttctcctggtcggaggaggcaaacacaactttcgagcagctcaagttattcctaacaaagcctccgatcatgacgacaccatgaccagatgaaactctgctaatCCACATCActgccacttctcgcgtcgtcagcacaactattgtcgtcgaacgtgaggaatctgggcatgcctacaaggtgcaacaccCGGTATACTTCATAAGcgaagtacttaatgagcccaaaactcgttatcctcatgtacaaaagctgttatatgcaattctgattacgtcgcgcaagctccgacactactttaactactacaagatcgccgtggtcactgagtttcctctaggggacattctccacaataAGGAGGTCAacaaccacatcatcaagtgggctattgagctcggcacttactccatcgaattcagaagcaggcctaccatcaagtcataggcgctcactgatttcatcgctgagtggaccaagatctaaGAGCCTATCGCTGccacttgccccaagcactgagtgatgtacttcgacggcgcccttaacatcaacggtgctagtgcgggcattttgttcattgcaccgaccaaggataagctccgatacattTTTCAGATAcacttttcggcctccaacaacgccgccgaatatgaagcatgtctccacggccttcgtatagccatcgagctcggcatcaaacgcctcatggtgtatggggattccgcactagtcatcaaccaactcaacaaagactggtcttgctccagcgagaagatggatgcatattgcatcgaaatcaggaagcttgaaggaaaattctacgacatcaagtaccaccatgtggtatgcaaccaaaatcagctcgccgaccacttatccaagttgggctgtTCTCACGCCATGATCCCATCGAGGGTCTTTGTTCAGgatctcctggcgccatccatcaaagaagataaagaagttcaggaagttccccctgccgagcaactggtacttatggtaccttGGCCGGCcgtcgattggagggagcaattcatcaagtacctcaccagtgccgaggtacccgccgacaagactgaaactgaatgcctaattcattgaagcaagcattacgtgctggtggacgacaacttgatgaggaaaagtgctaaggaagggatactgcagaaatgcattaTCCAAGAtgagggagtaaagctactttttgaaattcactctggttcctacggcaaccacgcggcctcaagaacactagtcggcaaggctttccgagctggtttttattggcccacagccatctctgatgcagaagacctcgtccgacgttgtgaaggatgccaatttttcaccaagcaaatacacgtgccagcgcaagagctgcaaaccatcccagcttcctagccctttgcatgctagggactggatatgatcgggcctttcaggccagcgccaggtggtttccggtacgtaTATGTTGCCATCaacaagttctctaagtggattgaatataaaccgctcgtctcggctactgcaaataaagcagtcgagctctttgaagatatcatccacagatttggtctcccgaacagcatcatcaccgaccttggaactacattTATTGGCCATCACTTCTAGGATTTCTgcaaagaccattgcatctctatcaaatatgtctccgttgcccatcctagagccaacggccaggtcaaacaggcgaacggcatgatccttgatgccctcaaaaagcgactatatcagaaagaagaaaagcactcgggcagatggctcaaggagctaccagctatagtctagggactgcgtactcaagctagtcgtagcaccggcgtgactccatacttcttggtctacggctcagaagccatactaccagtggacattgccttccgagcaccaagggtggaaaactatgatgaagagcaggccgcagctgttcagacagaggacatcgatagggtCGAGGAACaacgcctaatcacctacgttcgcacagctaaatatctagaaggcttacggaggtactacaaccaaagcgtcaaaggtcgttcatttgctgtcggcgatctcgttctccgtagaaaacaaaaaactaaagggatacacaagctctcttccccttgggaagggccttacatcgtcaaagaggttactcgaccagggtattatcgcctaagtgacttacaAGGAaccgatgttcccaactcgtggcacatcgaacaccttatacgtttctatccttgaaacgctccagatatgtactctccacttttacgttgaataaagttttggtctccataacttgtctccattttgcctctattgtggtttaacatccactcgtgatcgccgagctctatgctacttcataacgaactccaatacaaaATCGCCATAACTACGCCGACCACgttcctccaaatctccaacattaTCGCCGAAccattttctccaaaatcgccgaacaattTCTCCAAAACGGCGATGCATTATCACAAAAAACGCCAAATAAGTTTTCGTCATAATCACCGAACATGTTCTCTCCAAAAATGCCGAACACTTTACTCCAAATCTACAAAGAGATTTCGCCAATTGGCgagcaacatactttcttttctgttctcttcggagaagacccaatcttcgatctctccctacacgtgccatgggctccgtgctctgcgttatgggtggtcggctgtggtcccTTGATCACGCCTGTTACTCCTATACatccacgggctccacgctcgacgttatggactacgggctagccaaggctgagagttcagctcagaactaactgctcgaactCCACTTATACTCCCTATAAATACGTCATGTTCAAAACTACGAAGACCTTTTCACCgaatacacatgcaccttataacatttatcatatacataagtgttttttgcgCTTTCGTGCGTTCTAACTACACCGTCCAGATgttacagatgataatctccgAGCAGGTCACCGCGCACCGTTTTCACCGTCCGTCTCACCAAACAAGTCTATATCACCGGCCAGCTTCTTCgttgcgtcctccacctcatcctctagctgctgagTCTCTgcatcgctcagtccttcggTGAACCCGCCCCCTATCGACTGAAAGTCGATAGTTGGGTAATGGGACCGAATCATCGCAAGGACATGAGTAGCGACAGACACAATGACGTCgtagttgaagctcttgaagttttccCATGCTACTTTGCACCTCTAGACGATGGTGTCCGAACGTTGTCGTCTGCCGTTAGGCTGAGTAGCCGTTTCCaggtcgacgcagtcaagcactAGCTTAATTGCGGCAACTACAGCGTCGAAGTTCTCCCTTTGAgtcttggcctcctgcaccagcacatcaaactgcgCCTTGGCTTTATGATGGTAGCCTACAAGTGTTACAATGCtccatcatacaaggaagttacttcaacagtaatttcaactaggaggtattcacctttcagctcctcggccagtttgtcagCTCGCTctaactccttcgccttctcctggcGAAGTTGTTCGATGGCCTAGCGCAGTTGGCTGAGCTCTACGTCTTTCTCTACAAGCCCAACAATTAACACAAAAAATATGGCTGTTCAGCGATGCAAAAAGTACATTCATCGATataccatacctgctttctgctcggatacacttTTAAGCTGTTCGGATTTCTTCTCCAATTGCTCGGAGGCACTCTTCAGTTGGTCGGAGACAACGGCCAGTTGTTCAGACTGGCTCCACACCTACTCGAACACAGCCGCCAGTTTTTCGAttaggacccccttctggtattctagatcTCGCgcgttggactctgcaaggtctcgttCGTGTCGGGCCCTCTGGATATTTCTCTCCAAGAGGttcatcgcctctttgagtttttcgttctcctcagcaaggggctccattcgctttatcatctggcggcgctgctcggcaatcCGAGTTATCTCCTACGCATGCACAATGACAACATCGAAATCCAATTCCTAATGTCAAAGAGGAGCACTCCAGACgcagtactaaccttgatctgcttcatcacccTGGTAAGGGAGGTCTCCAGTCTCCTaaactccctggtggtgtcctcctcttcgacaattacTATATCATCGCTGCGCTTTTGGAGGATTCGGACAGCTTGAGCTCGAGGTTCTTCAcgcttgatctcctccacctcgtcatcTTCTACTGTAGCTAGAGGCACTACCTAGGGGCTCGGTGGTCGGATGGCGGGTCTGACCATGCCCTTTGACGCCTCAGGGGGTGCTGTCTGGTCCTTCGGCGTCACAAGATTTTCCACCCCAGATCCCGACGCGATGCCGGTTACTGTAGCTTCTGCTCCCGAGGACCCGGTGGTGCCCACCGTTGCCGAGGGGGCTGTCGCCGACTCATTCACCATTGATGACAACTGTTCGCCACCGCCAAGTCCGCTAACGATAGCGATCGGCTCCCCCGCGTGCTGCCGAGCACCTGGGGACTCCGAGATGGAGTCCACCGGCATCTCCCCTGTCCCGGGGCCAGCCTTCGGCTGGTGCTCAGTCTGGACGGGCGGGGTTGGATTCGTCGTGCGCCTTGCACTGCATCAAAATAGTTCGTCAGTCACCACAAAAAGTTACGAAGCTACAGCAAGGTAACAAAGATACTTATGGCTTGGTTTATCGGTTCAATTTTTTGAACCGGCGGTGCctacccgagcccccaggcgcagCCGTCGGGTCAACTCCCGTGCTCTGTGGGGGAGGTCTTAGCTCCTCCTCAGTCGACCTCTGTTCTTCGTGCCGTTCTGGGGCCCTCTCCGCCTGCTGCTCTGGGTTCGCATCTGCCTATTGCTCGGGGACTTCCGTCGCCTGCCCCGTAGGGACTCCCGTCGTCTGCTGTGCGGGAACTTCTCTCGCCCGCTGCTTGGGGACTCCCCTCGCCTGTGGTTCAGGGACTTCTCCGCCTTCCCTTGATTGATTCCCCACGTGTGTGCTTTGCGGAGGCTCCTTCGTGCTTGTTGGAGGAGCCATCAGAACTTCGTCgtcgtcagaccaatcgaacactaGGTCCTTCGCATTCGAGTGGTCTGAtcatcgccaagcgagatgccgcctggtttgcGGGGAGCAGTAGCCGCCGTCTTCCTCTTTCTTTTGAGCCGGCTCATCCGCCGCTGCCCTCTTTCCCTAGGTTTTCTTCGAcaccgggggaggactctccgtcTGACCAACATCCATACCCCTAGACTCCGAAGAAATGCCAATGGAACTTTCTTCAGGTTGAGCTGGTGGTCGTGCATCCACTGCTGGCGGCCAATCGCCTCTCGGCACTCCCAAGAAGTACACAGCCCTATCCTGCGAGTGTATCTTCACATGAGTGAATCAGTATTCTGCTCAGCAATGACAAAAGAAAAAAGCTTCTCAAAAACACACAGCTgcgatatttacctgaggaggcagatttttgcAGTTGAAGGGCTTTGTATACCCTGACAAGCTAAATGAGGCAAGCGGAGCGAACAGCTCTGCAGTCTGCTCTTCAACATCATTCCTTGACAGTATCTCTGGCCTCTCCCGGGTACCGTCGGTCTTCCCTTTGAACTCGAAGCCTGGGTGCGCTCTCTCCTTACAGGGCTgaatgcggcgcactatgaaactcgctgctaccaatccgccattggtccTTACGCCCTTTATTAAGCCGAGGTGTTCCTTCACTTGCTCTATATCATCGCTTCTTGGCGTCTCCGACCAACTCCTCTGGTTCTCCAGGATGTGGTCGGCGTCGCAGCAGATTGCTGGGTGACTTtgtctcatgtagaaccacctggcgttccatcCCTTTAGTGATGTGTTCAGCGGCACAGTAATGTACTTGCCCGCCATCCTATCGCGCAACTGGAGGTACACCCCACCGATCACTTTGGAACCAGCGTcgtctctcttcttcagccaaaacaggtgacggaagaggttgaagtggggtaggattccgAGATAtgtctcacagaaatggataaagattgagatgtgaagaatggtgttgggatggaggttgcacagactaaccgcCCAGAGatccaatagatccctcaggaatggatgaatagAGAATCCCAATTCCCGtcagaaataatcctcgaataccactgcttcatcagtatgaggcgtcggaaaggactcaccgagggccaGCCGCCATTCGGCGGTGGCACGGTCAGGGAGAACGCCAGCTTCCACCAGTCTGTTCAGCTTCGCCTCTCCCGTTcgtgacggcacccactcttcgtcacgtTGGGCGCcggcgctcgccttcttggggcttgttttcttcAATTTAGCCGCTCCCTtattcggcgccatctctcagatccgaTTAGGGTTTGGCGGTGACTGCAAGTGTGAATGTGAAATTGAAAATGGGAGGACTGCGGAGGAAgacgaaatggcaaagtggcaaaggtggaaaCTTGGGATACgacggcgcagttataaagcactttccccacctcttCGTAgttaagggtttttgggaaaccgttcccgcgatttgCGCCTCTTCGAATCCtccgcaacagcaaggtgggccgtAACCTGAGCTTCTGCGCAACCGTAGCCCACGTCGCCCATTTATCGCCGCCATCAGTTGCTACTCGCCGAATAATCACCGACTTCTTCGCCATTtgttgaggctcagtaaccgtcactgtacaaccattactccagttttttctccacggtttgatttctcTGATATCTCCACTTGCGACTCGGGGACtgactgcctgctcggctggtctttaacTGTTTCtctgtttctaaccctggcaccacgtgactacgtcacctactgtcaggctcagggactaagtggacacattcatcttgcggtgaatgtgctttatcTCTTTTTGGGGCCACGCccggggactggttgcctgctcggctggtcttctactattattctactttctgaccctggcaccatatgattacgtcatctactatcaggctcggggactaagtgggtacacttcaccttacggtgaatgtgcgggattttttctcgaagactacatgTCTCTTGAAGAAGATTGACTCCTGCTCCCgtagtcggactctaagtggacacacttggttcactgcgaggaaatttttaattctgaacttgagctctttATACCCTTATGGCAAGTCGTGCTTGGATCTTACTGCTCGGTTGTGGTCCTCACTGCTCGTTACTGCTCGGCAACTCGTCATGGTGGTCGAACCGTGAGTTTGGCTGCTcgactttgttcgcacctgctcggacaagcataAGACGACGTTgttcaacgggtacaaggcgctcggggactagctgtggggggtacgaccccggatacctatggcagaccacatgagctgtgccctcaggggtggcccagcccacaagacgaagccttgcggggcacgattctggtCGGCGCCTTCCACAAGACATCTGGAAAGATAtactgaagatactacgagatctgttaggatatgtatgatctaaagattcctgtaatcagttattacttttcggttatctgtcagatctaactgacttgtaaccctgctctccggactatataaggcgggcagggaccctctccaaacacacaatatcatacaatagctaatacaaaccaacagaccacaggagtacgTCATACTGActgcctgaacctgtctaactcgtgtgtctctgttgccttcttgttcttgatctcacgctcctctgccgattaatctaccttcgtgggatacccctcggagaactgccgacgatattctgtcgacagtcgTCGTCCCCGAGCGACAGCGAGAGCACGTCGACGCCGTCGGCAAGCACCGCCTCGACGGCGTGCACGACCGAGCCCCTCGAGcacccgcgcgccgcgcccgcgCACACCTGGTAGAACGCGAGGTGCGCGCGCGGCGCCACGCCGGACACCACCACTACGGGGGCGGCGCTAGGAGTgctgccggcgccgccgcccaCTCGGCGCACGAACACGCCGGCCGCGACGCTGGACGCGTGCGTCCCGTGCGTGCCCACCCTCGGTGCCGTGCCGCGTGAAGTCCCTCGCGCCGATGAGCTTGTTGGTGCAAGACGCGACGCCGGCGTGCTTGCACCGGCCCCACCACCTGGCGGGAGGCGGCGGCATCCCCTCGTCGCCGAACGACGGGTGGCCCGTGTCGATGCCGTCGTCGAGCACCCCGATGACGACGCCTTCGCCCATGTTGCTCGTGGCCCACACAGCTTCGTGCTGGCCGCCTTGCAGCCGCGGCAGCGTCagggtgtcgtcgtcgtcgtgcaaCGCGGCTGCCGCGCGCAGCAGCTCGGAGGAGAGCACGAGAAGGAGAGCGATCTTTGAGGAATCCATTTGAGATGGAGAGTGCAATTCACAAGGCCGCTGGAATGGACGTGGAGATTCATGTGgggaaggaaggagaaggagcAGACATATATATACGTGCCGAGGCAGTTCGGTGGCGAACATGCGTTGCCACTCCTGGGCTAAACTGAGCTGGTCAAGCAGTTGAGCTCGTAGTTTGttcagttgaagaagtttgactGTTTGAGCAGGTAGGTCCAGTTCATCTGTAGCCAGCTGAAGCCCAGTTGAAACTCTGCTTCAACGTTCTGTGCGGTTGGCAGTTGGAACTGGACTGGGCCATTTATGGAAACGGCGTAATCAGACGAACTCGTGCCGCCGGAACCGATTAAGGGCATGTTCGGTTGAAGGGAACGACTCCCTGGAAAGATTTCGATCGGTTATCTAATTTGTATAAGCTTCGAGCCGGAATTGTTCCTGGCCTCGTTCCAGCTAAACCGAACGAGCCCTAAGCAGGTAGGAATGCCTGTCTCTCGTGGAAATGTTTTTCGTGTCTCCAGAAATAGGGGGAGAAAAACCGTCCATTTCACGCTTGTGCTGTTCTGAAACACCAATGCGCGTGGCGCCACGAATGTTACATCACGAATCGGGATAAAAATGCAATTTTGCTTCGATGTTGTTGTGCGCCGAAGAGAATTTGATGTGGTTCTGCGTCGAGTCCATGACAGTTGAGCACCCACTTGTAGCAGTAGCTGGGCTCTCATTGCAACGAGCCCTTGTTGCGAAACGAGCACGGGCCACATGCCCGGCACGGCACAGTCGCACAGATCTCTCCCACACGCAGGAGCCACGCCACGCGACGGACGGCTCAACGCTGGCATCCTCCCTGGCGGACGCGAGGACTGGTAGCCGGCGATGCCGTGCGCGTTGCGCCCACTCGGACACGCTCCCCGCGGTGGGGAGGTAGCAGGACGGGACCCGAAGGCGCCAGGCCGCCAGCGATGGAGGACGCGTGCGGCCGCACGACCGCGGCCGTCACGTGCTGCTGGGGCAGGTTCGGCGTGGCGATGCTGTGGCGCAGGCTCAGGTGCATGACCTGGCCCCGCCGGCGCTACCGAACGTACGTCCTCGGCGCCGGCGGCCTCAACTATGACCCGCTCAGCTACTCCCAGAACTTCGACGACGGCAAAGTCTGCGAGTGCGAGGCCGACTTCCTGGCCAGGTACGCCCTCGCGCAGCTCGCCGGCTTGCCGGGGCAGGCGGAGGCACCATCGAATCCTTCGCCCCGGGCGGCGCAAGTCTCTGGCATGAAGAGCCATGGGGGCAAGGTGCAGCCGAAGAGCCTCGCAGCCGCCTTCCTTGCATTCGCGCGGActtccggcggcggcgaggatgCGAGATGAAGTAGGCGGCGAGGATATGGGTTACATGTACAATTTTAACTCAAAGTATGTACACATGTACCTACACCTACATGGCTACACGAAGTATGTACCTACTAACCTATACTACACGAAGTACCATCATAAGACTAAACTATCGCCTACATATAAATACAAAACTGCCTCCCAAGTTGCTTAGTGCCATATTCCCCGGGCCATGCATGCATATACATGTGGATACTGAGCAAACAGGATACAAAACTGGCCATTgtttctatatataaatataaacgaaacTAAAATACAAAACTAGGGTTCCCCGAAGCCCGAAGGGAAACCAATCACCTTTACCTTTTTACTGATAATAGTACAAAATTTTCTATCGCCTAGCTCGATCTGAGATTAGCCAAAAGATGTACTGTATTCTGCAATCCTAATACACAACTTTGTTAACAGCACCCAAAAATTGGATTCTGCGGTAACTTCAACTAAAGTCCTCACAAGTCAGATTATCCCAGATCCGCATACCGATACCAGTTCTGTACTTGCAGTGTTGCTGCGCCATCTTCTCATTTCACGATCAAAAGCTCCTCGCAGGAACCTCTTTTTCGGGTTCAGGAAACATCAATGTATTGAGAAACTCATAGGACGTAAAGAATATAGCACCTTGACACATATACATAGCCAGCCTTGGAGTCAAACCCCTGTGAGAAAACATGTCACTTGATAATTTGCGTACTTACAATAGGGTCTTTTTCAGACAGGAATGAATAATAATTGAAATTAACTAGCTTGGTATGCCTCTGGCAAATTTTTGTACCTGTAAAGACCAC is from Miscanthus floridulus cultivar M001 chromosome 7, ASM1932011v1, whole genome shotgun sequence and encodes:
- the LOC136463998 gene encoding uncharacterized protein, with translation MEDACGRTTAAVTCCWGRFGVAMLWRRLRCMTWPRRRYRTYVLGAGGLNYDPLSYSQNFDDGKVCECEADFLARYALAQLAGLPGQAEAPSNPSPRAAQVSGMKSHGGKVQPKSLAAAFLAFARTSGGGEDAR